Genomic DNA from Rickettsiales bacterium:
TCTTCTTCTGCCACCTTTTAGGTTTGTTTTCTTGAGCAAACCTTCATATTGATGAGCAATTAAATGAGAGTGAATTTGAGCAATTGTATCCATTGTAACATTCACCACAATTAAAAGCGAAGTTCCGCCAAGATAGAATGGAACAGCAAATTCAGCAACTAATAATTCAGGAATTACGCAAATTAAGCTAAGATAAGCTGCACCAATAACTGTAATTCTATTTAGGATAAATTGCAGATAATCGCCCGTGTTTTTACCCGGCCTAATACCTGGGATAAAACCACCATTTTTCTTGAGATTATCAGCTGTTTCAACGGGATTGAAAACATTATTCATATAGAAAAAGCAGAAGAAAACAATCATCAAAATATATAGCAAAATATATAAAGGTTTGCCGTGTCCAAGATATAATAAAATAGTTTGGATAATCTCATTTTGATCAGCTCCAGCACCGCCAACACCAAAGCCAGATAGTGTTGCAGGAAAAAGCAATAATGAGCTTGCAAAAATTGGAGGCAATACACCAGCAGTATTAATTTTCAGCGGTAAATAAGTGCTTTCACCCTGATATTGCTTGTTGCCAACCATTCGCTTTGGATATTGCACAATCAGCCTTCTTTGAGCCCTTTCCATAAAAACTATAAAGGCTATCATCGCAACAATTAGTGCAACAATTAATATAATGAAGCCAGTTGAAATAGCACCAGTTCGCCCTAGCTCAAAGGTTTTTGAAATAGCACTTGGAAGGTTTGCAACAATACCTGCGAAGATGATTAATGATACGCCATTGCCAATGCCTCTTGAAGTGATTTGCTCCCCAAGCCACATCAAGAAAAGCGTTCCACCGATTAGAGTTGTGATAGTTGTAATGGTAAAAAACAAGCCGGGATTGATAATCGCCGTTTGCCCATCAATATTGATTGATTGCAAATAAGTTGCGATGCCGTAACCCTGAATTGCAGTCATAAAAACCGTTCCAATTCTAGTATATTGCTGAATTTTTCTTCTGCCAGCCTCGCCACCTTCTTTTCTGAGCTGGTTTAATGCAGGGTAGATAACAGTTACAAGCTGCACCACTATTGAAACCGTAATGTAAGGCATAACATTTAGTGCGAATATCGTCATACGGCTTAACGCACCACCAGAAAACATATCAAATATACCAAGAATCCCCTGCGAATGCATAGAGAACATTTTATCTAGAACCCTTGAATCTACGCCCGGAAGTGGAATATAAGTTCCCAAACGATAAATAATTAACGCACCGATAACAAATAAAAGCCTTTTCTTAAGCTCCTCTGCCTTACCAATCACAGAGAGATTAATGTTAGAGGCCATCTTTTCAAAACTTGAAGCCATTTTTATATTCAATTAATTTTAATTTAAGAACTCTATTAAACTATGAATTCAAAACAATAAATAAAAATTTTAATTTGATAGTTGTTTTGTAAGATTTAAGGCGTTTTTAATTGTTCCTTCAATGGTGGAAGGTAAATTATTTTCAACAAAATCTCCGCATATAAAAAGGTTTGAGTATTCAGTTGTAAAGCCATTTGGGCGATGTTCTAGGCTTTCTTTTTCGCAGTCAATAGTAGCCCTTTTTTCATTCAAAATGAGATAATTTTCTATTTCAATTTCTTCTAAAATTGATTTCTTAACAAGGCTTTTGAGGGTTTCTAAAAAATTTTTATCATCATAAAATTTTTGCGATAAATCATTTGGAACGCTTTTTGTAATTGAAATAATATTATCATTGCAAAAAATCCAATCTGCAAAATCACTATAGATTGCAATGATTTTTGAGGGTAAAATATTCTTGGTTTTTATGTGAATATTTATTATCGGATTATAATTTATTGCACAATTAATATTAGCAATTTTCTTGAGGTTATAGGCTGGAATGGTTGAAATTAGAGTATCATTTTCGCATTTAATAATTTCCCCATCTGCGAATAAAATTTCTGACGCTTTGCCATTATCAAAATTAATTTTATTAACTGATTTTGAGAAGAAAATAGAGCCATTTTTATTTTTTATATCTTCCAAAATCGGCTTTATAAAAGCATCTTGCCAGTTTGTTTTGGGTTGAATAAAATCCAAACCTCGCAATCCGGATTTCAAAATTTCTATAATTACATTTCGTAAGATTTTAATGTCAAAATTTTCAAACCTAGTATTAGTAATACTTTCAGCGATTAATTTATAAAATTTATTATTAGATTTTCTACCGAGCAAAA
This window encodes:
- the secY gene encoding preprotein translocase subunit SecY, yielding MASNINLSVIGKAEELKKRLLFVIGALIIYRLGTYIPLPGVDSRVLDKMFSMHSQGILGIFDMFSGGALSRMTIFALNVMPYITVSIVVQLVTVIYPALNQLRKEGGEAGRRKIQQYTRIGTVFMTAIQGYGIATYLQSINIDGQTAIINPGLFFTITTITTLIGGTLFLMWLGEQITSRGIGNGVSLIIFAGIVANLPSAISKTFELGRTGAISTGFIILIVALIVAMIAFIVFMERAQRRLIVQYPKRMVGNKQYQGESTYLPLKINTAGVLPPIFASSLLLFPATLSGFGVGGAGADQNEIIQTILLYLGHGKPLYILLYILMIVFFCFFYMNNVFNPVETADNLKKNGGFIPGIRPGKNTGDYLQFILNRITVIGAAYLSLICVIPELLVAEFAVPFYLGGTSLLIVVNVTMDTIAQIHSHLIAHQYEGLLKKTNLKGGRRRK
- a CDS encoding FAD-dependent oxidoreductase; amino-acid sequence: MASQKTYHIIGAGISGLIIAHKFLMKGIKVNIYEASPFAGGRCRSFNNNFLDCHINNGNHLVLGANKNFLEILKVFNIEKNFYKTSDLFEIYNFESKKKIGKFSVYFELIKFIFAVLLGRKSNNKFYKLIAESITNTRFENFDIKILRNVIIEILKSGLRGLDFIQPKTNWQDAFIKPILEDIKNKNGSIFFSKSVNKINFDNGKASEILFADGEIIKCENDTLISTIPAYNLKKIANINCAINYNPIINIHIKTKNILPSKIIAIYSDFADWIFCNDNIISITKSVPNDLSQKFYDDKNFLETLKSLVKKSILEEIEIENYLILNEKRATIDCEKESLEHRPNGFTTEYSNLFICGDFVENNLPSTIEGTIKNALNLTKQLSN